The proteins below come from a single Lactobacillus johnsonii genomic window:
- a CDS encoding TetR/AcrR family transcriptional regulator C-terminal domain-containing protein — MLDELQRVQIALHDMLSQPDLKKINISKLCLEAGISRRTFYLRYGKINNCIEACILLELKKELRKNEKNSLRQILNSLCSYIQKHKQYFYNAYNFSEENCMCEKMRKHFFQYIHSYVYKRGSFSELILKQLTNILYDRICFWISHSCNKSYSYLLEDLAIIIELIDFQKHVCSHQYQVFNFSHYYLNCD; from the coding sequence ATGCTGGATGAATTACAACGAGTTCAAATAGCTTTACATGATATGTTATCTCAACCAGACCTAAAGAAAATAAATATTTCTAAACTTTGTCTTGAAGCAGGAATTAGTAGAAGAACTTTCTATTTACGATATGGAAAAATAAATAACTGTATTGAAGCTTGTATTTTACTAGAGCTGAAAAAAGAATTACGTAAAAATGAAAAGAATAGTTTAAGACAAATTCTTAATAGTTTATGTAGCTATATTCAAAAACATAAACAATATTTCTATAATGCATATAATTTCAGTGAAGAAAACTGTATGTGTGAAAAGATGAGGAAACATTTTTTTCAATATATTCACTCATATGTTTACAAGCGAGGAAGTTTTTCAGAGCTCATCCTTAAACAATTGACTAATATCCTCTATGATCGAATTTGTTTTTGGATTAGTCATAGCTGCAATAAAAGTTATAGTTATTTATTGGAAGATTTAGCAATCATTATTGAATTAATTGATTTTCAAAAGCACGTTTGTTCTCATCAATATCAAGTGTTTAATTTCTCACATTATTATTTAAACTGTGATTAA